AGATGAAAACGCTCGTCTGTCTAATGAGCTGATTGTAAACCAGATCGTTCCTCAGAAAATTCCGGCTGAAGTAAGGGTCAATGTATCGTTGAATGGAACTACCGTTACAGAAGTAAAACAGCAGGTGACACTGCAACCCGGGATAAATCATATCACTCTTCCTGCTGAAGTGACGAACCCTGTACGATGGATGCCAAATGGTTGGGGAACTCCGACTCTGTATGATTTCTCGGCTCAGATAGCTTGTGGAGATCGGATTGTTGCGGAACAATCTCATCGGATTGGTTTACGAACGATTCGTGTGGTAAATGAAAAAGATAAGGACGGAGAATCTTTTTATTTTGAAGTCAATGGCATACCGATGTTTGCCAAAGGAGCTAATTATATTCCTCAGGATGCACTGCTGCCTAATGTTACTACGGAACGCTATCAGACTTTGTTCCGTGACATGAAGGAGGCCAATATGAATATGGTTCGTATATGGGGTGGTGGGACATATGAGAATAATCTTTTCTATGACCTTGCCGATGAGAACGGGATACTTGTCTGGCAGGATTTTATGTTTGCGTGTACCCCTTATCCATCCGATCCTACTTTCCTGAAACGGGTAGAGGCGGAGGCTGTTTACAATATTCGTCGTCTTCGGAATCATGCCTCTTTGGCGATGTGGTGTGGTAATAATGAAATACTGGAAGCTCTGAAATATTGGGGTTTTGAGAAGAAGTTTACTCCGGAGGTTTATCAAGGATTAATGCATGGTTATGATAAACTGTTCCGTGAGCTGTTGCCTTCAACGGTTAAAGAATTTGATTCGGATCGTTTTTATGTGCACAGTTCGCCTTATCTCGCTAACTGGGGGCGTCCGGAGTCATGGGGGACAGGAGACAGTCATAATTGGGGAGTCTGGTACGGAAAGAAGCCATTTGAGTCTTTAGATACCGATTTGCCGCGTTTTATGAGTGAATTTGGTTTCCAGTCATTTCCGGAGATGAAAACTATTGCTGCTTTTGCTGCTCCTGAAGATTATCAGATTGAGTCTGAAGTGATGAATGCGCATCAGAAGAGTAGTATTGGTAATTCGTTGATCCGTACTTATATGGAACGTGATTATATCATTCCCGAAAGTTTCGAGGATTTTGTGTATGTCGGATTAGTCTTGCAAGGACAGGGGATGCGGCATGGACTGGAAGCTCACAGACGCAATCGTCCTTATTGTATGGGGACATTGTATTGGCAGTTGAACGACAGTTGGCCGGTAGTATCCTGGTCAAGTATTGATTATTATGGTAATTGGAAGGCATTACATTATCAGGCAAAGCGTGCTTTTGCACCGGTCTTGATCAATCCTATACAGCAGAATGACAGTTTGAGTGTCTATCTGATCTCAGACCGGCTTGATACAATGGAGCAAATGACATTGGAAATGAAAGTCGTGGATTTTGATGGAAAAACGCTGGGTAAGAAGATACAAGTACATTCGTTGGAAGTTCCGGCAAATACTTCAAAATGTGTTTATCGTGCAAAACTGGATGGCTGGCTGACTCCCGAAGACTGCCGACGTAGCTTCTTGAAATTGATACTCAAAGATAAATCGGGACATCAGGTGGCTGAGAGCGTCCATTTTTTCAGAAAGACGAAAGATTTGCAACTTCCTCCGACATCAGTATCCTATCAAATGAAGCAGACGGATGGTAAATGTGAATTGACTCTCTTTT
This sequence is a window from Bacteroides thetaiotaomicron VPI-5482. Protein-coding genes within it:
- a CDS encoding beta-mannosidase, with the translated sequence MILNLTGKIAPIACGLLCCCSMVYAQGNDTSEVMLLDTGWEFSQSGTEKWMPATVPGTVHQDLISHELLPNPFYGMNEKKIQWVENEDWEYRTSFIVSEEQLNRDGIQLIFEGLDTYADVYLNGSLLLKADNMFVGYTLPVKSVLRKGENHLYIYFHSPIRQTLPQYASNGFNYPADNDHHEKHLSVFSRKAPYSYGWDWGIRMVTSGVWRPVTLRFYDIATISDYYVRQLSLTDENARLSNELIVNQIVPQKIPAEVRVNVSLNGTTVTEVKQQVTLQPGINHITLPAEVTNPVRWMPNGWGTPTLYDFSAQIACGDRIVAEQSHRIGLRTIRVVNEKDKDGESFYFEVNGIPMFAKGANYIPQDALLPNVTTERYQTLFRDMKEANMNMVRIWGGGTYENNLFYDLADENGILVWQDFMFACTPYPSDPTFLKRVEAEAVYNIRRLRNHASLAMWCGNNEILEALKYWGFEKKFTPEVYQGLMHGYDKLFRELLPSTVKEFDSDRFYVHSSPYLANWGRPESWGTGDSHNWGVWYGKKPFESLDTDLPRFMSEFGFQSFPEMKTIAAFAAPEDYQIESEVMNAHQKSSIGNSLIRTYMERDYIIPESFEDFVYVGLVLQGQGMRHGLEAHRRNRPYCMGTLYWQLNDSWPVVSWSSIDYYGNWKALHYQAKRAFAPVLINPIQQNDSLSVYLISDRLDTMEQMTLEMKVVDFDGKTLGKKIQVHSLEVPANTSKCVYRAKLDGWLTPEDCRRSFLKLILKDKSGHQVAESVHFFRKTKDLQLPPTSVSYQMKQTDGKCELTLFSSMLAKDIFIETPLQGARYSDNFFDLLPGERKKVIITSPRIKKGEELPVNIKHIRETYK